One window of the Amycolatopsis mediterranei genome contains the following:
- a CDS encoding methane monooxygenase, with protein sequence MSRQSVAKAHQKIQELSWEPAYHTPVSHYGTDYTFRKAKKKDPLKQVLRSYFPMQEEKDHRVYGAEDGAIRGNMFRQVQERWLEWQKLFLSIIPLPEISAARAMPLLFRTVPNPELHNGQAIQMIDEVRHSTIQQNLKRLYMQNYIDPAGFNSSLRNFQNDYCGTIGRQFAEGFITGDAITAASIYLTIVAETAFTNTLFVAMPAEAAANGDYLLPTVFHSVQSDESRHISNGYATLLMALSDESNHQLLERDLRYAWWNNHAVVDAAIGTFIEYGTKDRRKDRESYAEMWRRWIYDDYYRSYLVPLEKYGLVIPHDLIEEAWNRIWNKGYVHEVAQFFATGWLANYWRIDPMTDEDFEWFEYKYPGWYDKYGKWWENYNRLATPNGHHPIVAEDVDYVYPHRCWTCMVPCLIREDMVVDEVDGQHRTYCSETCRWTDAEAFRPTYQGRNTPNMGQLVGAREWETLYHGWNWADVVSDMGFVRDDGKTMVAQPHLNLDPKKMWTLDHLRRMPEVQSPNVLLNRMTAEQRAAFVADYNRQGPAGRPAPQA encoded by the coding sequence ATGAGTCGCCAGAGTGTGGCGAAAGCCCACCAGAAGATCCAGGAACTGTCGTGGGAACCGGCCTACCACACCCCGGTTTCGCACTACGGCACCGACTACACCTTCCGGAAGGCCAAGAAGAAGGACCCGCTGAAGCAGGTCCTCCGCTCGTACTTCCCGATGCAGGAGGAAAAGGACCACCGGGTCTACGGCGCCGAGGACGGCGCGATCCGCGGCAACATGTTCCGCCAGGTCCAGGAGCGCTGGCTGGAGTGGCAGAAGCTGTTCCTGTCGATCATCCCGCTGCCGGAGATCTCCGCGGCGCGGGCGATGCCGCTGCTGTTCCGCACGGTCCCGAACCCGGAACTGCACAACGGCCAGGCGATCCAGATGATCGACGAGGTCCGGCACTCGACGATCCAGCAGAACCTCAAGCGCCTGTACATGCAGAACTACATCGACCCGGCGGGCTTCAACTCGAGCCTGCGCAACTTCCAGAACGACTACTGCGGCACCATCGGCCGCCAGTTCGCCGAAGGCTTCATCACCGGCGACGCCATCACCGCGGCGAGCATCTACCTCACGATCGTCGCGGAAACGGCGTTCACGAACACGCTGTTCGTCGCCATGCCGGCCGAGGCCGCCGCGAACGGCGACTACCTGCTGCCGACGGTGTTCCACTCGGTGCAGTCCGACGAGTCCCGCCACATCAGCAACGGCTACGCGACCCTGCTGATGGCGCTGTCGGACGAGAGCAACCACCAGCTGCTCGAACGCGACCTGCGGTACGCGTGGTGGAACAACCACGCCGTCGTCGACGCCGCGATCGGCACGTTCATCGAATACGGCACCAAGGACCGCCGCAAGGACCGCGAGAGCTACGCGGAAATGTGGCGCCGCTGGATCTACGACGACTACTACCGCAGCTACCTCGTCCCGCTCGAGAAGTACGGCCTGGTGATCCCGCACGACCTGATCGAAGAAGCGTGGAACCGGATCTGGAACAAGGGTTACGTCCACGAAGTCGCGCAGTTCTTCGCCACCGGGTGGCTCGCCAACTACTGGCGCATCGACCCGATGACCGACGAAGACTTCGAGTGGTTCGAGTACAAGTACCCGGGCTGGTACGACAAGTACGGCAAGTGGTGGGAGAACTACAACCGCCTCGCGACGCCGAACGGGCACCACCCGATCGTCGCCGAGGACGTCGACTACGTGTACCCGCACCGGTGCTGGACCTGCATGGTGCCGTGCCTGATCCGCGAGGACATGGTGGTCGACGAGGTCGACGGCCAGCACCGGACGTACTGCTCGGAGACCTGCCGCTGGACCGACGCCGAGGCGTTCCGGCCCACCTACCAGGGCCGCAACACCCCGAACATGGGCCAGCTGGTCGGCGCCCGCGAGTGGGAGACGCTCTACCACGGCTGGAACTGGGCCGACGTCGTCTCCGACATGGGCTTCGTCCGCGACGACGGCAAGACCATGGTCGCCCAGCCGCACCTGAACCTGGACCCGAAGAAGATGTGGACGCTCGACCACCTGCGCCGGATGCCCGAGGTGCAGTCGCCGAACGTGCTGCTCAACCGGATGACCGCCGAGCAGCGCGCCGCCTTCGTGGCCGACTACAACCGCCAGGGCCCGGCCGGGCGCCCGGCACCGCAGGCCTGA
- a CDS encoding NADH:ubiquinone reductase (Na(+)-transporting) subunit F, with product MAEKHRVRFEPVGIEIDVAEDQTILRAAAEQGVMLMHGCKEGQCAACKSFLLDGDDVEHDRYSTFALPDYEKEEGFTLLCRAHAYEDLTIELLNYDEEMIQSGLPIQEAEVEVVSNENVTHDLRHLVVRLDGDLKFFPGQYLDFAIPGTEETRSFSMANTSAREGLLEFVIKIYPDGLFSRFLDAEVAVGDRLRVTGPFGVFTLRDNPGKDLVFVGGGAGMAPILALLRSMAERGLDRKATFYYGARRRRDLCFEAELRELEAKLPGFRYVPALSEPGDDDWTGETGFVTDVLRQAGLDLTGADAYVCGPPPMVEAALELLPALGVDGKRVFYDKFTTTGEG from the coding sequence ATGGCGGAAAAGCACCGCGTCCGGTTCGAGCCGGTCGGGATCGAGATCGACGTCGCCGAGGACCAGACGATCCTGCGGGCCGCCGCCGAGCAGGGCGTCATGCTCATGCACGGCTGCAAGGAAGGGCAGTGCGCGGCTTGCAAGTCGTTCCTCCTCGACGGCGACGACGTCGAACACGACCGGTACTCGACCTTCGCGCTCCCCGACTACGAAAAGGAGGAAGGCTTCACGCTGTTGTGCCGGGCCCACGCCTACGAAGACCTGACGATCGAGCTGCTCAACTACGACGAGGAGATGATCCAGTCCGGCCTGCCGATCCAGGAGGCCGAGGTCGAGGTCGTTTCGAACGAGAACGTGACGCACGATCTCCGGCACCTGGTGGTGCGGCTGGACGGCGACCTCAAGTTCTTCCCCGGCCAGTACCTGGACTTCGCGATCCCGGGCACCGAGGAGACGCGGTCGTTTTCGATGGCCAACACCTCGGCCCGCGAGGGGTTGCTGGAGTTCGTCATCAAGATCTACCCCGACGGGCTGTTCTCCCGGTTCCTCGACGCCGAAGTCGCGGTCGGCGACCGGCTCCGGGTGACCGGCCCGTTCGGGGTGTTCACCCTCCGGGACAACCCGGGCAAGGACCTCGTGTTCGTCGGCGGCGGGGCCGGGATGGCGCCGATCCTGGCGCTGCTGCGGTCCATGGCCGAGCGCGGCCTGGACCGGAAGGCGACCTTCTACTACGGCGCCCGCCGCCGCCGCGACCTCTGCTTCGAGGCGGAACTGCGGGAGCTGGAAGCGAAACTGCCCGGCTTCCGGTACGTCCCCGCGCTGTCCGAGCCGGGCGACGACGACTGGACCGGCGAAACCGGCTTCGTCACCGACGTCCTGCGCCAAGCCGGCCTCGACCTGACCGGCGCCGACGCTTACGTCTGCGGGCCGCCGCCGATGGTCGAGGCGGCGCTGGAGCTGCTGCCCGCGCTCGGCGTCGACGGCAAGCGCGTCTTCTACGACAAGTTCACCACCACGGGCGAAGGGTAA
- a CDS encoding toluene hydroxylase, with protein sequence MTATSERSVPKPAFTDAEAGAKVFPDSTARQYNYFTPAKRKQSHYEDVTVEVQPDPRHYLSQGWLYAFADGQAGYPLEWTALKAWGSDRPVPERSPGSGGKGYDWPAHGWHEFRDPNEEWELTLYRYNANVVRQLNQNIDAARQAKAFEQWNRNWVDFVAKHVGAWMHVDHGLGLYLFANANRRAPTNMHNNAISVNSMHRIRAAQDLALYNLTLTEEIEGFDGTAHLATWNEDPAWQGVRDTAEQLTGIWDWCEAIFAANVVFEPLVGELFRSNLVQQAAPANGDFVTPTLIGAEEFDFSERDLRYTKPLFHLLINDKEFADHNKALLQKWLEDWVPRCIAAARALQPLWSQPDAKPIRFEDGLDRVKSRFAGILSELGLKAPEELGQ encoded by the coding sequence ATGACAGCCACCTCCGAACGCAGCGTGCCGAAGCCGGCGTTCACCGACGCCGAAGCGGGCGCGAAGGTCTTCCCGGACTCCACTGCCCGCCAGTACAACTACTTCACCCCGGCCAAGCGCAAGCAGAGCCACTACGAGGACGTCACCGTCGAGGTCCAGCCCGACCCGCGGCACTACCTGTCCCAGGGCTGGCTCTACGCCTTCGCCGATGGCCAGGCCGGATACCCGCTGGAATGGACCGCGCTGAAGGCGTGGGGTTCGGACCGCCCGGTGCCCGAACGCAGCCCCGGGTCCGGCGGCAAGGGCTACGACTGGCCGGCGCACGGCTGGCACGAGTTCCGCGACCCGAACGAGGAGTGGGAACTCACCCTCTACCGCTACAACGCGAACGTCGTGCGCCAGCTCAACCAGAACATCGACGCCGCGCGCCAGGCCAAGGCGTTCGAGCAGTGGAACCGGAACTGGGTGGACTTCGTCGCCAAGCACGTCGGCGCGTGGATGCACGTCGACCACGGCTTGGGCTTGTACTTGTTCGCGAACGCCAACCGCCGCGCGCCGACGAACATGCACAACAACGCGATCTCGGTCAACAGCATGCACCGCATCCGCGCGGCGCAGGACCTGGCGCTGTACAACCTGACGCTCACCGAGGAGATCGAGGGCTTCGACGGCACGGCCCACCTGGCCACCTGGAACGAGGACCCGGCCTGGCAGGGCGTGCGGGACACCGCCGAGCAGCTGACCGGGATCTGGGACTGGTGCGAGGCGATCTTCGCCGCGAACGTCGTCTTCGAGCCCCTGGTCGGCGAGCTGTTCCGCAGCAACCTCGTCCAGCAAGCCGCGCCCGCGAACGGCGACTTCGTCACCCCGACGCTGATCGGCGCCGAAGAGTTCGACTTCTCCGAACGCGACCTCCGCTACACCAAGCCGCTGTTCCACCTGCTGATCAACGACAAGGAGTTCGCCGACCACAACAAGGCGCTGCTGCAGAAGTGGCTCGAGGACTGGGTGCCGCGGTGCATCGCCGCCGCCCGCGCGCTGCAGCCGCTGTGGTCGCAGCCCGACGCGAAGCCGATCCGGTTCGAGGACGGTCTCGACCGCGTGAAGAGCCGGTTCGCCGGCATCTTGTCCGAATTGGGCCTCAAGGCACCCGAGGAGCTGGGCCAGTGA
- the mimD gene encoding propane 2-monooxygenase effector subunit MimD has translation MTVFKTAESPFKADNTASNMCGFTLMNNQVGAIVAEVMGTKDNVTITPLPSMIRVDAVGRMDVVYAEVDEAAGEEEGWFNAAEFEESMSTHYGRMIHEDDRTIMFANPEDAAEFLDFDLKPVR, from the coding sequence GTGACTGTCTTCAAGACCGCGGAAAGCCCGTTCAAGGCCGACAACACCGCGTCCAACATGTGCGGGTTCACCCTGATGAACAACCAGGTCGGCGCGATCGTCGCGGAAGTGATGGGAACGAAGGACAACGTCACGATCACGCCACTGCCCTCGATGATCCGGGTCGACGCGGTCGGCCGCATGGACGTCGTCTACGCCGAGGTCGACGAAGCCGCCGGTGAGGAAGAAGGCTGGTTCAACGCGGCGGAGTTCGAGGAGAGCATGTCCACCCACTACGGGCGGATGATCCACGAAGACGACCGCACGATCATGTTCGCCAACCCCGAAGACGCGGCCGAATTCCTCGATTTCGACCTCAAGCCCGTTCGCTGA
- a CDS encoding amidohydrolase family protein, with translation MYEKDGEKYFVVDAHTHFWDASPDNWVEGQEEYAKGWIECFHAYQGLGPKDTHWPIDRFQKYSEELMMHDLFEVGHVDKAIFQPTNLRQWYKTGFNTTENDGALAEKHPDKFLVNTTFDPREGDAGMKAFEERVKRYHCKGVKLYTAEWRGGSRGWSLKDPAAARYLEKCEELGVTNVHIHKGPTIWPLDKDAFDVSDVDQVATSFQGLNFIVEHVGLPRIEDFCFMATQERNVYAGLAVVVGGLMHARPKFFAKVMGELMFWLGEDKLIFGADYAIWEPKWQVEGFVDWNMPGDDELSDFAPLTVDQKKKILGLNAARLYGIDVPEELRLTDPEKVEPVGVPNS, from the coding sequence ATGTACGAAAAAGACGGCGAGAAATACTTCGTGGTGGACGCCCACACCCACTTCTGGGACGCGAGCCCGGACAACTGGGTGGAGGGCCAGGAGGAATACGCCAAGGGCTGGATCGAGTGCTTCCACGCCTACCAGGGACTGGGCCCGAAGGACACACACTGGCCGATCGACCGGTTCCAGAAGTACTCCGAGGAACTGATGATGCACGACCTCTTCGAGGTGGGGCACGTCGACAAGGCCATCTTCCAGCCGACCAACCTGCGGCAGTGGTACAAGACCGGCTTCAACACCACCGAGAACGACGGCGCGCTGGCCGAGAAGCACCCCGACAAGTTCCTCGTGAACACCACCTTCGACCCGCGGGAAGGCGACGCGGGCATGAAGGCGTTCGAAGAACGCGTCAAGCGCTACCACTGCAAGGGCGTCAAGCTCTACACGGCCGAGTGGCGTGGCGGCTCTCGCGGCTGGAGCCTGAAGGACCCCGCCGCGGCTCGCTACCTCGAGAAGTGCGAGGAGCTCGGCGTCACCAACGTCCACATCCACAAGGGACCGACGATCTGGCCGCTGGACAAGGACGCCTTCGACGTGTCCGATGTGGACCAGGTGGCGACGAGCTTCCAGGGCCTGAACTTCATCGTCGAGCACGTCGGCCTGCCGCGTATCGAGGACTTCTGCTTCATGGCCACCCAGGAGCGGAACGTCTACGCGGGGCTCGCCGTCGTCGTCGGCGGCCTGATGCACGCGCGCCCGAAGTTCTTCGCCAAGGTGATGGGCGAGCTGATGTTCTGGCTCGGCGAGGACAAGCTGATCTTCGGCGCGGACTACGCGATCTGGGAACCGAAGTGGCAGGTCGAGGGCTTCGTCGACTGGAACATGCCCGGCGACGACGAGCTGTCGGACTTCGCGCCGCTGACCGTCGACCAGAAGAAGAAGATCCTCGGGCTGAACGCCGCCCGCCTCTACGGCATCGACGTCCCCGAGGAGCTGCGGCTGACGGACCCGGAGAAGGTCGAGCCCGTCGGCGTGCCGAACTCATGA
- a CDS encoding iron-sulfur cluster assembly protein, with protein sequence MTAVVTGARAAVWAALGTVRDPELDEPLTDLGFVARCEVSDAGHAVVRLRLPTYFCAPNFAFLMVADAYDAVAGVPGLTGLDIRLDDHFAADVINRGVAARQGFVASFEGEAVDELDTLRYDFVRKAVLAGTDRVCRSLDGRDPGKLTLGDIPRSPDVDRLRARRRELGLPAEDGDPLLLDPATGTAVAPADAKRHLAVARLTRTSMEANSGVCRGMLRARYALTSEEEGTG encoded by the coding sequence ATGACCGCCGTGGTGACCGGGGCCCGCGCCGCCGTGTGGGCGGCGCTGGGCACCGTCCGGGATCCCGAACTGGACGAACCCCTCACCGACCTCGGGTTCGTGGCCCGCTGCGAGGTGAGCGACGCGGGCCACGCCGTCGTCCGGCTGCGGCTGCCGACCTACTTCTGCGCGCCCAACTTCGCGTTCCTGATGGTGGCGGACGCCTACGACGCCGTGGCCGGGGTGCCGGGCCTGACCGGGCTCGACATCCGGCTCGACGACCACTTCGCGGCCGACGTCATCAACCGCGGGGTGGCCGCGCGGCAGGGGTTCGTCGCGTCGTTCGAAGGCGAGGCCGTCGACGAGCTCGACACCCTGCGGTACGACTTCGTCCGCAAGGCCGTCCTGGCCGGCACCGACCGCGTCTGCCGGTCCCTGGACGGTCGCGACCCGGGGAAGCTGACCCTCGGCGACATCCCGCGGAGCCCCGACGTGGACCGGTTGCGCGCCCGCCGCCGCGAGCTCGGCCTGCCCGCCGAGGACGGCGACCCGCTGCTGCTCGACCCCGCGACGGGGACGGCAGTAGCCCCGGCCGACGCGAAGCGGCACCTCGCTGTTGCCCGGCTGACGCGCACGAGCATGGAGGCCAACTCGGGCGTCTGCCGCGGCATGCTGCGCGCGCGGTACGCCCTGACCAGCGAAGAGGAGGGCACGGGATGA
- a CDS encoding NAD(P)-dependent alcohol dehydrogenase yields MKAVRLQKYHQHPVIEDVLQPRATGPFDVVVKIGGAGVCRTDLHIIEEQWAEKSGVELPYTIGHENAGWVHEVGPAVTNVEVGDTVILHPTPTCGLCHACRTGDDMHCPNGSFPGISSDGGMAEYLLTSARACIKLDPSTEPSDVAALADAGITAYHAVRKAVPHLYPGTACVVNGAGGLGHIGIQSLRALTAARVIVVDRNADALELASTLGADFTVLADGKQVEAVLDLTDGNGAEVVLDFVAEQGAQQDAFAMTRRAGSHFVIGYGSNIEIPTIDIISTERNIIGNLVGTYNDLAELMVLAQAGKVTLHTKKYPLDAALDALADLDAGRVRGRAILTP; encoded by the coding sequence ATGAAGGCCGTGCGGCTGCAGAAGTACCACCAGCACCCGGTGATCGAAGACGTCCTCCAGCCGCGCGCCACCGGGCCGTTCGACGTCGTGGTCAAGATCGGCGGTGCCGGCGTCTGCCGCACCGACCTGCACATCATCGAGGAGCAGTGGGCCGAGAAGTCCGGCGTCGAACTGCCGTACACGATCGGGCACGAGAACGCGGGCTGGGTGCACGAGGTCGGCCCGGCGGTGACGAACGTCGAGGTCGGGGACACGGTCATCCTGCACCCGACGCCGACGTGCGGCCTGTGCCACGCCTGCCGCACGGGCGACGACATGCACTGCCCGAACGGGAGCTTCCCGGGCATCAGCAGCGACGGCGGGATGGCCGAATACCTGCTGACGTCGGCGCGGGCGTGCATCAAGCTCGACCCGTCGACCGAGCCTTCCGACGTGGCGGCGTTGGCTGACGCAGGGATCACCGCTTACCACGCGGTGCGCAAGGCCGTCCCGCACCTGTACCCGGGCACCGCCTGCGTCGTCAACGGCGCCGGCGGCCTCGGGCACATCGGCATCCAGTCGCTTCGCGCGTTGACCGCCGCCCGCGTGATCGTGGTGGACCGCAACGCCGACGCCCTCGAACTGGCGTCGACCTTGGGCGCGGATTTCACGGTGTTGGCCGACGGCAAGCAGGTCGAAGCCGTCCTCGACCTGACCGACGGCAACGGCGCCGAGGTCGTGCTCGACTTCGTCGCCGAGCAGGGCGCCCAGCAGGACGCCTTCGCGATGACCCGGCGTGCCGGGTCGCACTTCGTCATCGGCTACGGCTCGAACATCGAGATCCCGACGATCGACATCATCTCCACCGAGCGCAACATCATCGGCAACCTCGTGGGCACCTACAACGACCTGGCCGAGCTGATGGTGCTCGCCCAAGCCGGGAAGGTCACGCTCCACACGAAGAAGTACCCGCTGGACGCCGCGCTCGACGCGCTGGCCGACCTCGACGCCGGGCGCGTGCGCGGCCGGGCCATCCTCACCCCCTAG
- the groL gene encoding chaperonin GroEL (60 kDa chaperone family; promotes refolding of misfolded polypeptides especially under stressful conditions; forms two stacked rings of heptamers to form a barrel-shaped 14mer; ends can be capped by GroES; misfolded proteins enter the barrel where they are refolded when GroES binds): MAKELRFGAEARDLLLAGVDKLAEAVKSTLGPKGRNVIIEKITGSPVVTNDGVTIAREIHLKNQFENMGAQLVKEAAIKTNDVVGDGTTTATVLAQAIVREGMRAISAGGNPVLVKRGIDHAVGLLVAHLEKRAHPVVSEQDYARVAAISANDDDTVGAVIAKALHTVGDGGVVTVEESPTIGMSVDFVEGFEFDNGYLSPYLVTDPGRLEAVLDDPYILMCAEKITKVQQLMPLLDKVMRAPRPLVVIGETVEGTALSMLVHNHLNGTFQSVAVRAPGFGDRRLHKLEDLAAIVGGAVLSRQSGFTMETMTLEHLGRAKQVRVTENRTTIVGGAGSSSAVDFRVGQLRAELERAQFGVDEDVLTERIGALTGKVAVVRVGAATPAELKELQHRVEDALSATRAAMAEGIVAGGGAALLHAEKALEGLGLEGDQAIGVEIVRRALAEPAFLIAHNAGHPAHEIVARTRELGDDEGFDALYDRYGDMIDLGVVDPLRVCRSAVQNGASVAGLLLTTNSLIAEEQTPWGGSAALMTEFGPLDEGLHQPSPDASTPQSLGMGPSVG, encoded by the coding sequence ATGGCGAAGGAACTGCGGTTCGGCGCGGAGGCCCGCGACCTGCTGCTGGCGGGCGTCGACAAGCTGGCCGAAGCGGTCAAGTCCACGTTGGGGCCCAAGGGCCGCAACGTGATCATCGAGAAGATCACCGGCTCGCCGGTGGTCACCAACGACGGCGTCACCATCGCGCGCGAGATCCACCTGAAGAACCAGTTCGAGAACATGGGCGCGCAGCTGGTCAAGGAAGCGGCGATCAAGACCAACGACGTCGTCGGCGACGGCACCACCACGGCCACCGTGCTCGCCCAGGCGATCGTCCGCGAAGGCATGCGAGCGATCTCCGCCGGCGGCAACCCGGTGCTCGTCAAGCGCGGCATCGACCACGCCGTCGGCCTGCTGGTCGCGCATCTGGAGAAGCGGGCGCACCCGGTGGTGTCCGAACAGGACTACGCGCGGGTGGCGGCGATCTCGGCCAACGACGACGACACGGTCGGCGCGGTCATCGCCAAGGCCCTGCACACCGTCGGCGACGGCGGGGTGGTGACGGTCGAGGAGTCGCCGACGATCGGCATGAGCGTCGACTTCGTCGAGGGCTTCGAGTTCGACAACGGCTACCTCTCGCCGTACCTGGTCACCGACCCGGGCCGGCTGGAGGCGGTGCTCGACGACCCGTACATCCTCATGTGCGCGGAGAAGATCACCAAGGTGCAGCAGCTGATGCCGTTGCTGGACAAGGTGATGCGCGCGCCCCGGCCGCTGGTGGTGATCGGCGAGACGGTCGAGGGCACGGCGCTGTCCATGCTGGTGCACAACCACCTGAACGGCACCTTCCAGTCGGTGGCCGTGCGCGCGCCCGGGTTCGGCGACCGGCGGCTGCACAAGCTGGAGGACCTCGCGGCCATCGTCGGTGGCGCGGTGCTCTCGCGGCAGTCCGGCTTCACGATGGAGACGATGACGCTGGAGCACCTCGGCCGGGCCAAGCAGGTCCGGGTCACCGAGAACCGCACGACGATCGTCGGCGGCGCGGGTTCTTCTTCCGCGGTCGATTTCCGGGTCGGCCAGCTGCGGGCCGAGCTGGAACGCGCACAGTTCGGCGTCGACGAGGACGTCCTGACCGAGCGGATCGGCGCCTTGACCGGCAAGGTCGCGGTGGTGCGGGTCGGCGCGGCCACCCCGGCCGAGCTGAAGGAGCTGCAGCACCGGGTCGAGGACGCCCTGTCGGCGACCCGGGCGGCGATGGCCGAGGGCATCGTGGCCGGCGGGGGAGCGGCACTGCTCCACGCCGAGAAGGCCCTGGAAGGACTCGGCCTGGAAGGCGACCAGGCGATCGGCGTCGAGATCGTGCGGCGGGCGCTGGCCGAACCGGCGTTCCTGATCGCGCACAACGCGGGCCACCCGGCCCACGAGATCGTCGCGCGCACCCGCGAGCTGGGTGACGACGAGGGCTTCGACGCCCTGTACGACCGCTACGGCGACATGATCGACCTCGGTGTCGTCGATCCGTTGCGGGTGTGCCGGTCCGCCGTGCAGAACGGGGCGTCGGTGGCCGGCCTGCTGCTCACGACGAACTCGCTGATCGCCGAGGAGCAGACCCCGTGGGGCGGCAGCGCGGCCCTGATGACCGAGTTCGGCCCGCTGGACGAAGGCCTGCACCAGCCGTCGCCGGACGCGAGCACGCCGCAGTCACTCGGGATGGGCCCCTCCGTGGGCTGA
- a CDS encoding toll/interleukin-1 receptor domain-containing protein, which produces MSFSGEDRSVGRRLEDNLRAFGVRVFFDEKIELFAGITDSIREALSESKTLLAYYSADYADRAACQHELMLAFLAGEEEGDPCGRIMVLNPAPDTGHLRPVQLADAKFAIRDDNDLVQAIAKRAAAVNTSIGSVLPVSPPPWPAHRIGVVRRFLGRYRELWDLHTALHSADFPLIDEAACGTFAAVSGLPGAGKTALVTTYAWRFAAAYPGGVRWLSLEGATADPGDLRRRFETATPDPATRPRARGRGDRARSRRSATEPARCLWVVDDVPAGIGPDLLAALPAPGPESRVVLISEEDVFRDELPVVHVGPLPPDDAAALLDSYREPDDGADRLSRDELAARLGHHAASLVTVGRHLRDRHGLASYRTFADDLAMTGSLTAAIFAPARGVLDRMTPDELIIVSLADRIGTTTFSAANLTGMSHHAPFDVGATMKLLRDRSAAVRVGSDWHLDPYVVHAARRELPLGTN; this is translated from the coding sequence TTGTCTTTTTCCGGCGAGGACCGCTCGGTCGGTCGCCGGCTGGAAGACAACCTCCGCGCGTTCGGGGTGCGTGTCTTCTTCGACGAGAAGATCGAGCTCTTCGCCGGCATCACGGACAGTATCCGGGAAGCCTTGAGCGAGTCGAAGACGCTGCTCGCCTACTACTCGGCGGACTACGCCGACCGTGCCGCCTGCCAGCACGAGCTGATGCTCGCCTTTCTGGCCGGTGAGGAGGAAGGCGATCCCTGCGGGCGGATCATGGTGCTCAACCCGGCACCGGACACCGGGCACCTGCGCCCGGTCCAGCTGGCCGACGCCAAGTTCGCGATCAGGGACGACAACGACCTGGTGCAGGCGATAGCCAAGCGGGCCGCGGCGGTCAACACCTCGATCGGCTCGGTCCTCCCGGTTTCGCCACCACCGTGGCCGGCCCACCGGATCGGCGTGGTCCGGCGGTTCCTGGGGCGCTACCGGGAGCTCTGGGATCTGCACACGGCATTGCACTCGGCCGACTTCCCGTTGATCGACGAGGCCGCCTGCGGCACCTTCGCCGCGGTGTCCGGCCTGCCGGGAGCCGGTAAGACGGCCTTGGTGACGACGTACGCGTGGCGGTTCGCCGCCGCCTACCCGGGCGGGGTGCGCTGGCTGAGCCTCGAGGGTGCCACCGCGGATCCCGGAGACCTGCGTCGCCGGTTCGAGACCGCGACGCCCGACCCGGCGACACGTCCGCGGGCAAGGGGACGCGGCGACCGCGCACGGTCCCGCAGATCCGCCACCGAGCCGGCGCGTTGCCTGTGGGTGGTCGACGACGTTCCGGCCGGGATCGGCCCCGACCTGCTCGCGGCGCTCCCGGCACCCGGTCCCGAGTCCCGGGTGGTCCTGATCAGCGAGGAAGACGTCTTCCGCGACGAACTCCCGGTCGTGCACGTCGGTCCGCTGCCGCCGGACGACGCGGCCGCGCTGCTGGACAGCTACCGCGAGCCGGACGACGGCGCCGACCGGCTCTCACGGGACGAGCTGGCGGCCCGCCTGGGTCACCACGCCGCTTCACTGGTCACCGTCGGGCGGCACCTGCGTGATCGGCACGGCCTCGCCTCGTACCGCACGTTCGCGGACGATCTGGCGATGACGGGGTCCCTCACCGCGGCGATCTTCGCGCCCGCCCGCGGGGTGCTCGATCGGATGACGCCCGACGAGCTGATCATCGTGTCGCTTGCCGACCGGATCGGCACGACCACCTTCTCGGCCGCGAACTTGACCGGGATGAGCCACCACGCACCCTTCGACGTGGGTGCCACGATGAAACTGCTGCGCGACCGGTCGGCCGCCGTCCGGGTCGGCTCCGACTGGCACCTCGACCCCTACGTCGTCCACGCCGCCCGCCGGGAGCTCCCGCTCGGGACGAATTGA